One genomic segment of Ricinus communis isolate WT05 ecotype wild-type chromosome 5, ASM1957865v1, whole genome shotgun sequence includes these proteins:
- the LOC8283423 gene encoding pentatricopeptide repeat-containing protein At5g15300 produces the protein MQLSVQQQCKPILALASILASIAENCQSMNHLKQIHAHSLLTDLHNHSVILGKMLRFAAVSPSGDLPYAQRLFDQMPQPNTFFYNTIIRGYAKSSSPSYCVNLFNQMRQNHVDPDEFTFNFLIKARSRVHKVHNFPSTLECDEIHGAVFKYGFCSHLFVQNALINLYAVKGSPAAAWRVFNETVGVDVVSWSGLVLAHVRGGELELARQVFDDMPEKDVVSWTAMVSGYSKANCSREALELFWEMSDAGIRPDEVTIVSVISACTNLGDVETGMNVHSYINENGFGWMVSLCNALINMYAKCGCVDRAWRVFNNMKRKSLITWNSMISACANHGYAEDAFELFSCMLNSGIAPDGITFLALLIAYTHKGLVDEGYRLFQIMERDYGIEASIEHYGCIVDMLGRAGRLEEAYELIVTMPIPSNDIVWGALLAACRIYGDVNMGERVVKKLLELKPDEGGYYILLRDIYVASGRTAEANHIRQAMQESGAMKNPGYSWVGA, from the coding sequence CAAATTCACGCCCATTCCCTCCTTACAGACCTCCACAACCACTCCGTTATCCTTGGCAAAATGCTCCGCTTCGCTGCTGTTTCGCCTTCTGGTGATTTACCCTACGCTCAGCGCCTGTTTGATCAAATGCCTCAACCAAACACTTTCTTCTATAATACCATAATTCGTGGCTATGCTAAAAGCTCATCTCCTTCTTATTGTGTTAATTTGTTTAATCAAATGAGGCAGAATCATGTTGACCCAGATGAATTTACTTTCAATTTCTTGATAAAGGCAAGGTCTAGAGTGCATAAAGTTCATAACTTTCCTTCAACTTTGGAATGTGATGAGATACATGGAGCGGTATTTAAGTATGGGTTCTGTTCACATTTGTTTGTTCAAAATGCATTGATTAATTTGTATGCGGTAAAGGGTAGTCCAGCAGCAGCTTGGAGAGTGTTTAATGAGACAGTAGGAGTGGATGTTGTATCATGGTCTGGTTTGGTTTTGGCTCATGTGAGAGGTGGAGAATTGGAGTTAGCGAGGCAGGTTTTTGATGATATGCCAGAGAAAGATGTTGTTTCTTGGACTGCTATGGTTTCTGGGTATTCAAAAGCGAATTGTTCAAGGGAGGCATTAGAGCTGTTTTGGGAGATGAGTGATGCAGGTATAAGACCTGATGAAGTCACTATAGTTAGTGTGATTTCAGCTTGTACAAATTTGGGTGATGTTGAAACAGGAATGAATGTGCATTCATATATTAATGAGAATGGGTTTGGCTGGATGGTTTCACTTTGCAATGCCTTGATTAATATGTATGCGAAGTGTGGTTGTGTGGATAGAGCATGGCGggtttttaataatatgaaaaggaAGAGCTTGATTACATGGAATTCAATGATTTCTGCCTGTGCTAACCATGGATATGCTGAAGATGCGTTTGAGTTATTTAGTTGTATGCTGAATTCTGGAATTGCTCCTGATGGAATAACATTCTTAGCTCTTTTAATTGCATATACACATAAGGGGTTGGTTGATGAAGGGTACAGACTTTTCCAAATCATGGAGAGAGATTATGGAATTGAGGCAAGTATTGAGCATTATGGGTGCATCGTAGACATGTTAGGCCGGGCTGGCCGTTTAGAAGAGGCATATGAATTAATAGTTACTATGCCAATACCAAGTAATGATATCGTTTGGGGAGCTTTACTTGCAGCTTGTAGAATCTATGGTGATGTCAACATGGGGGAGAGGGTTGTGAAGAAGCTGTTAGAGTTAAAACCAGATGAAGGAGGGTACTATATTCTCCTTCGTGATATATATGTTGCTTCAGGTCGTACAGCTGAAGCAAATCACATTCGGCAAGCAATGCAGGAAAGTGGAGCAATGAAAAATCCAGGCTACAGTTGGGTGGGGGCGTAA
- the LOC8283424 gene encoding uncharacterized protein At5g39570 produces the protein MPYYTRSEDDVNDFDEFDPTPYGGGYDLALTYGRPLPPSDETCYQNSAIADDDVDYDRPNFTSYAEPSAYNDDILQEEYNSYSRPKPRPGFIPGGGIGGDPYSRPHAAPGFQPGSGGYGGVSEYEKPSGYGRRPDSEYGSGGYGGGTEYERPSGEDYGSGHGRKQDSEYGSGGYGRRPESEYGSGGGYERPSSEEYGSGYGRKQESEYGSGGYGRRPEAEYGSGYGGRPETEYGGGGGSEYGGGYGRKPSYGEEGGYGERTEYERPSYGDDPPRRPGYGRQDDEYERPSYERKSDDDNDGSRRKYGGDDDEKGYQKKYGGYGDDDEEGSRRKYGYGGEEESYGRKKYGDDGSDDDEKKHHRHKHHQHKHSDDE, from the exons ATGCCGTACTACACGAGGAGCGAAGACGACGTGAATGATTTCGACGAGTTCGATCCAACACCATACGGTGGTGGATACGACTTGGCCTTAACGTACGGGCGACCCCTCCCACCATCCGATGAAACCTGTTACCAGAACAGCGCAATCGCCGATGATGATGTCGATTACGACCGCCCCAACTTCACCTCATATGCTGAACCATCTGCCTACAATGATGACATTCTCCAAGAGGAATACAACAGCTATTCCCGACCCAAGCCCCGACCTGGTTTCATTCCTGGTGGTGGTATTGGTGGGGATCCGTATTCTAGGCCTCACGCTGCTCCTGGATTCCAGCCTGGATCTGGTGGGTATGGTGGTGTAAGTGAGTATGAGAAGCCATCGGGTTATGGTCGGAGACCTGATTCAGAATATGGGTCTGGTGGATATGGCGGAGGAACCGAGTATGAGAGGCCATCTGGTGAGGATTATGGATCTGGACATGGCAGGAAACAGGATTCTGAATATGGCTCTGGTGGTTATGGCCGGAGACCGGAGTCAGAATATGGATCTGGTGGTGGATATGAAAGGCCATCAAGTGAGGAATATGGATCTGGGTATGGAAGGAAACAAGAATCTGAATATGGATCTGGTGGGTATGGCCGGAGACCCGAGGCTGAGTACGGATCTGGGTATGGAGGGAGACCCGAGACTGAGTATGGAGGTGGTGGTGGTTCGGAGTATGGAGGCGGGTACGGGAGGAAGCCAAGTTATGGGGAGGAAGGAGGGTACGGAGAGAGGACTGAATATGAGAGGCCAAGTTATGGTGATGATCCACCTAGGAGGCCTGGTTATGGTAGGCAAGATGATGAGTATGAGAGGCCATCTTATGAGAGAAAGagtgatgatgataatgatgGTTCTCGCAGGAAGTATggtggtgatgatgatgagaaaGGTTATCAGAAGAAGTATGGTGGAtatggtgatgatgatgaggaaGGTTCTCGCAGGAAATATGGATATGGTGGTGAAGAAGAGAGCTATGGCCGTAAAAAATAT GGAGATGATGGCTctgatgatgatgaaaagAAGCACCACCGCCACAAGCACCACCAGCACAAGCACTCTGATGATGAGTGA
- the LOC8283426 gene encoding pectinesterase 31: MACRVLTVAQDGSGNYRTVQEAIDAVPLCNTGRTVIRVAPGIYRQPVYVPKTKNLITLAGLNPENTVLTWDNTATKIDHHQASRVIGTGTFGCGSVIVEGEDFIAENITFENSSPEGSGQAVAVRVTADRCAFYNCRFLGWQDTLYLHYGKQYLKDCYIEGSVDFIFGNSTALLEHCHIHCKSGGFITAQSRKSSQESTGYVFLRCVITGNGGTSYAYLGRPWGPFGRVVFAYTYMDQCVRHVGWNNWGKVENERSACFYEYRCFGPGSCPSKRVTWARELIDEEAEQFLVHGFIDPDAQRPWLAQRMALRIPYTA; encoded by the exons ATGGCGTGCAGAGTGCTGACGGTGGCTCAAGATGGTAGCGGTAATTACAGGACGGTGCAAGAAGCAATAGATGCCGTGCCACTATGCAACACTGGCCGTACAGTTATTCGTGTAGCGCCTGGAATATACAGGCAGCCTGTCTATGTACCCAAAACAAAGAATCTAATCACTCTTGCTGGCTTAAATCCTGAGAATACTGTTCTTACATGGGACAATACAGCCACCAAAATCGATCACCACCAG GCTTCTAGGGTGATTGGAACTGGGACTTTTGGATGTGGGAGTGTGATTGTGGAAGGGGAAGATTTTATTGCTGAGAATATAACTTTTGAGAACTCTTCTCCTGAG GGTTCAGGTCAAGCTGTGGCAGTCAGGGTGACAGCTGATCGGTGTGCATTCTATAATTGTAGGTTTCTTGGTTGGCAG GATACACTGTATTTGCACTATGGAAAACAGTATCTGAAGGATTGCTATATCGAAGGAAGTGTGGACTTCATTTTTGGAAATAGCACCGCACTCTTGGAGCATTGTCATATCCACTGCAAATCAGGTGGTTTCATAACAGCACAAAGCAGAAAATCTTCTCAGGAGTCAACTGGTTATGTTTTCTTGAG ATGTGTGATCACTGGTAATGGAGGGACTTCATATGCTTATCTTGGACGTCCATGGGGACCCTTTGGGAGGGTGGTCTTTGCATATACCTATATGGATCAATGTGTCAGACATGTAGGCTGGAACAATTGGGGCAAAGTGGAGAATGAGAGGAGTGCTTGCTTTTATGAGTACAG GTGTTTTGGACCTGGTAGCTGTCCATCAAAACGAGTGACATGGGCCAGAGAACTGATCGACGAAGAAGCAGAGCAATTTCTTGTGCATGGTTTCATTGATCCTGATGCTCAAAGGCCATGGCTTGCCCAAAGAATGGCCTTGAGGATACCATATACTGCATGA
- the LOC8283427 gene encoding uncharacterized protein LOC8283427 isoform X1, translated as MGETAASSFASCQQHLLAGQYSSGKWKAKLKIQDWQCHFLAAEPKSKKPLLFKIKNQMATNPATYSSRISTDIPIYESPGASFDRYLEDKPRVFKAMFPDKRRSEQLNKEEWRIQMLPINFLFLTVWPVVDMRLKCKSGGKDYPPEVPRNITKVLELEITRWQLQGLDNVLEPSHFSLGVEGLLYADRLGARTRLKGQLEMNISFVLPPVLALVPEDVRKNVAESVLTRLVQNMKYKVNGSLLADYSEFKRERPKNPG; from the exons ATGGGCGAAACTGCAGCAAGTTCTTTTGCTTCATGCCAGCAACATTTGCTAGCTGGTCAATATAGCAGTGGGAAATGGAAAgcaaagctaaagattcaagaTTGGCAATGCCATTTCTTAGCGGCTGaaccaaaatcaaagaaacCATTATTGTTCAAGATCAAGAATCAGATGGCAACTAATCCTGCCACTTACTCTTCAAGAATCTCTACTGATATTCCAATCTATGAGTCTCCTGGG GCTTCTTTCGATAGATATTTGGAGGATAAGCCCAGAGTTTTCAAGGCAATGTTTCCTGACAAAAGGAGGAGTGAACAACTCAATAAG GAAGAATGGAGAATCCAGATGTTGCccattaatttcttattcctTACCGTCTGGCCAGTAGTAGACATGAGGTTGAAGTGTAAATCAGGAGGGAAAGATTACCCGCCGGAAGTTCCAAGAAATATTACAAAGGTTCTTGAGCTTGAAATT ACAAGATGGCAACTTCAAGGGCTTGATAATGTTCTTGAGCCATCTCATTTTTCCCTTGGAGTAGAAGGGTTGTTATATGCTGATAGACTAGGAGCGCGAACCAGGCTCAAAGGTCAACTGGAGATGAATATAAGCTTTGTTCTTCCTCCTGTGCTTGCTTTGGTTCCGGAAGATGTTCGCAAGAATGTAGCGGAGTCA GTGTTAACGAGATTGGTGCAGAACATGAAGTATAAAGTTAATGGGAGCTTGCTTGCTGATTATAGTGAGTTCAAAAGGGAAAGGCCTAAGAATCCGGGGTAG
- the LOC8283427 gene encoding uncharacterized protein LOC8283427 isoform X2 translates to MGETAASSFASCQQHLLAGQYSSGKWKAKLKIQDWQCHFLAAEPKSKKPLLFKIKNQMATNPATYSSRISTDIPIYESPGASFDRYLEDKPRVFKAMFPDKRRSEQLNKEEWRIQMLPINFLFLTVWPVVDMRLKCKSGGKDYPPEVPRNITKVLELEITRWQLQGLDNVLEPSHFSLGVEGLLYADRLGARTRLKGQLEMNISFVLPPVLALVPEDVRKNVAESNRC, encoded by the exons ATGGGCGAAACTGCAGCAAGTTCTTTTGCTTCATGCCAGCAACATTTGCTAGCTGGTCAATATAGCAGTGGGAAATGGAAAgcaaagctaaagattcaagaTTGGCAATGCCATTTCTTAGCGGCTGaaccaaaatcaaagaaacCATTATTGTTCAAGATCAAGAATCAGATGGCAACTAATCCTGCCACTTACTCTTCAAGAATCTCTACTGATATTCCAATCTATGAGTCTCCTGGG GCTTCTTTCGATAGATATTTGGAGGATAAGCCCAGAGTTTTCAAGGCAATGTTTCCTGACAAAAGGAGGAGTGAACAACTCAATAAG GAAGAATGGAGAATCCAGATGTTGCccattaatttcttattcctTACCGTCTGGCCAGTAGTAGACATGAGGTTGAAGTGTAAATCAGGAGGGAAAGATTACCCGCCGGAAGTTCCAAGAAATATTACAAAGGTTCTTGAGCTTGAAATT ACAAGATGGCAACTTCAAGGGCTTGATAATGTTCTTGAGCCATCTCATTTTTCCCTTGGAGTAGAAGGGTTGTTATATGCTGATAGACTAGGAGCGCGAACCAGGCTCAAAGGTCAACTGGAGATGAATATAAGCTTTGTTCTTCCTCCTGTGCTTGCTTTGGTTCCGGAAGATGTTCGCAAGAATGTAGCGGAGTCA AACAGGTGTTAA
- the LOC8283444 gene encoding pentatricopeptide repeat-containing protein At5g15340, mitochondrial isoform X2, which yields MKCWTDFTSPLFSRHLRSLLRSCARESSLSTGKKLHAILLTTGVATSPNAFLLNALLHLYSQCGITRYAHHLFDQIPNSHKDTADWTSLLSCLAKHTSTPRNAFSLFEEMRKRGVILDDVAFVCVFSLCARVGNLEMGRQAHGCVVKMGFGINVKVCNAVMNVYVKCRLMGEAKGVFSEMGERDIVSWTALLEGVVNWEGVENGKVVFDQMPERNEVGWTIMISGYVGSGFCKEGFLLLSEMVLGLRLELNYVTLCSILSACAQSGDAVMGRWVHVYALKKMGREIDMMVGTALIDMYAKCGRIKMAYEVFKYLPRRNVVAWNAILGGLAMHGKGRIVLVIFPKMIQETKPDDLTFIAVLSACSHSGLVDQGCQYFHILESEYGITPKIEHYACVVDLLGRAGRLEEAEMLIKKMPMPPNEFVLGSLLGSCYVHGKLQLGKQEKANSLRQVLERKGIQKVPGMSCIHVNGQVHRFCSGDKSHPRIEEIYMMLDDMIRRLRLAGYIPRISSQLFPGVDRRGGYTEMEEKEQALFSHSEKLALCLGLVSTRPRSPLYIFKNLRICQDCHSAIKIASEIYNRKIVVRDRNRFHCFQEGSCSCSDYW from the exons ATGAAATGTTGGACAGACTTCACTTCTCCCTTGTTCTCCCGTCATCTTCGCTCTCTTCTCCGCTCATGCGCCCGGGAGTCCTCCCTCTCCACTGGCAAGAAACTTCACGCCATTCTTCTCACCACCGGAGTCGCCACCTCCCCAAACGCCTTCCTCCTCAATGCCCTCCTTCACTTGTACTCGCAATGCGGCATCACCCGCTATGCACACCACCTGTTTGACCAAATTCCTAATTCACACAAAGATACCGCGGATTGGACCTCTCTCTTATCCTGCCTTGCGAAGCACACTTCAACCCCTAGAaatgctttttctttgtttgaaGAAATGCGCAAACGAGGGGTTATTCTTGATGATGTAGCATTTGTTTGCGTGTTTAGTTTGTGCGCGCGCGTAGGAAATTTGGAGATGGGAAGGCAAGCGCATGGTTGTGTGGTGAAAATGGGTTTTGGAATTAACGTTAAGGTATGTAATGCGGTAATGAATGTGTATGTGAAATGTAGGTTAATGGGTGAGGCAAAAGGAGTGTTCAGTGAAATGGGCGAGAGAGATATAGTGTCATGGACTGCATTATTGGAGGGAGTGGTGAATTGGGAAGGGGTGGAGAATGGGAAGGTGGTGTTTGATCAAATGCCCGAGAGAAATGAGGTTGGTTGGACTATTATGATTTCTGGGTATGTGGGAAGTGGGTTTTGTAAAGAGGGGTTTCTTCTTCTATCGGAAATGGTTTTGGGGTTAagattagaattaaattatgttaCACTTTGTTCGATTTTATCCGCGTGTGCACAATCTGGGGATGCGGTGATGGGGAGATGGGTTCATGTTTATGCTCTGAAGAAAATGGGAAGGGAAATAGATATGATGGTAGGCACGGCTTTGATAGACATGTATGCAAAATGTGGTCGAATAAAGATGGCATATGAAGTTTTCAAGTATCTACCAAGAAGGAATGTGGTGGCTTGGAACGCAATTCTTGGTGGTTTGGCAATGCATGGAAAGGGTAGAATTGTGCTGGTTATATTTCCGAAGATGATTCAAGAAACCAAGCCAGATGATCTGACCTTTATAGCTGTGCTAAGTGCTTGCAGTCACTCTGGTCTGGTCGATCAAGGCTGCCAATATTTTCATATCCTTGAATCTGAATATGGTATAACACCTAAAATTGAACACTACGCTTGTGTGGTGGATCTTCTTGGTAGGGCTGGTCGTTTGGAAGAAGCTGAAATGTTGATAAAGAAGATGCCAATGCCTCCCAATGAGTTTGTTCTAGGATCACTTTTGGGTTCTTGCTATGTACATGGAAAGCTACAGCTTG GAAAGCAGGAAAAGGCCAATTCCCTTCGACAGGTCCTGGAGCGCAAGGGTATCCAAAAGGTGCCAGGTATGAGTTGTATTCATGTCAACGGCCAAGTTCACCGGTTCTGCTCGGGGGATAAATCACATCCACGAATAGAGGAAATTTACATGATGCTGGATGATATGATTCGAAGATTGAGATTGGCCGGTTATATCCCCAGGATTAGTTCCCAATTGTTCCCTGGTGTTGATAGAAGAGGGGGTTACACAGAGATGGAGGAGAAAGAACAAGCACTATTCTCCCACAGTGAGAAACTGGCATTGTGCTTGGGACTCGTAAGCACAAGACCTAGGTCGCCTCTATATATATTCAAGAATCTACGCATATGCCAAGATTGTCATTCTGCTATTAAAATTGCTTCTGAGATATACAACCGAAAAATTGTGGTGAGGGATCGCAATCGTTTTCATTGTTTCCAGGAGGGTTCATGTTCTTGTTCTGATTATTGGTGA
- the LOC8283444 gene encoding pentatricopeptide repeat-containing protein At5g15340, mitochondrial isoform X1, with amino-acid sequence MKCWTDFTSPLFSRHLRSLLRSCARESSLSTGKKLHAILLTTGVATSPNAFLLNALLHLYSQCGITRYAHHLFDQIPNSHKDTADWTSLLSCLAKHTSTPRNAFSLFEEMRKRGVILDDVAFVCVFSLCARVGNLEMGRQAHGCVVKMGFGINVKVCNAVMNVYVKCRLMGEAKGVFSEMGERDIVSWTALLEGVVNWEGVENGKVVFDQMPERNEVGWTIMISGYVGSGFCKEGFLLLSEMVLGLRLELNYVTLCSILSACAQSGDAVMGRWVHVYALKKMGREIDMMVGTALIDMYAKCGRIKMAYEVFKYLPRRNVVAWNAILGGLAMHGKGRIVLVIFPKMIQETKPDDLTFIAVLSACSHSGLVDQGCQYFHILESEYGITPKIEHYACVVDLLGRAGRLEEAEMLIKKMPMPPNEFVLGSLLGSCYVHGKLQLGEQILQELIHMDPNNTEYHILLSNMYALSGKQEKANSLRQVLERKGIQKVPGMSCIHVNGQVHRFCSGDKSHPRIEEIYMMLDDMIRRLRLAGYIPRISSQLFPGVDRRGGYTEMEEKEQALFSHSEKLALCLGLVSTRPRSPLYIFKNLRICQDCHSAIKIASEIYNRKIVVRDRNRFHCFQEGSCSCSDYW; translated from the coding sequence ATGAAATGTTGGACAGACTTCACTTCTCCCTTGTTCTCCCGTCATCTTCGCTCTCTTCTCCGCTCATGCGCCCGGGAGTCCTCCCTCTCCACTGGCAAGAAACTTCACGCCATTCTTCTCACCACCGGAGTCGCCACCTCCCCAAACGCCTTCCTCCTCAATGCCCTCCTTCACTTGTACTCGCAATGCGGCATCACCCGCTATGCACACCACCTGTTTGACCAAATTCCTAATTCACACAAAGATACCGCGGATTGGACCTCTCTCTTATCCTGCCTTGCGAAGCACACTTCAACCCCTAGAaatgctttttctttgtttgaaGAAATGCGCAAACGAGGGGTTATTCTTGATGATGTAGCATTTGTTTGCGTGTTTAGTTTGTGCGCGCGCGTAGGAAATTTGGAGATGGGAAGGCAAGCGCATGGTTGTGTGGTGAAAATGGGTTTTGGAATTAACGTTAAGGTATGTAATGCGGTAATGAATGTGTATGTGAAATGTAGGTTAATGGGTGAGGCAAAAGGAGTGTTCAGTGAAATGGGCGAGAGAGATATAGTGTCATGGACTGCATTATTGGAGGGAGTGGTGAATTGGGAAGGGGTGGAGAATGGGAAGGTGGTGTTTGATCAAATGCCCGAGAGAAATGAGGTTGGTTGGACTATTATGATTTCTGGGTATGTGGGAAGTGGGTTTTGTAAAGAGGGGTTTCTTCTTCTATCGGAAATGGTTTTGGGGTTAagattagaattaaattatgttaCACTTTGTTCGATTTTATCCGCGTGTGCACAATCTGGGGATGCGGTGATGGGGAGATGGGTTCATGTTTATGCTCTGAAGAAAATGGGAAGGGAAATAGATATGATGGTAGGCACGGCTTTGATAGACATGTATGCAAAATGTGGTCGAATAAAGATGGCATATGAAGTTTTCAAGTATCTACCAAGAAGGAATGTGGTGGCTTGGAACGCAATTCTTGGTGGTTTGGCAATGCATGGAAAGGGTAGAATTGTGCTGGTTATATTTCCGAAGATGATTCAAGAAACCAAGCCAGATGATCTGACCTTTATAGCTGTGCTAAGTGCTTGCAGTCACTCTGGTCTGGTCGATCAAGGCTGCCAATATTTTCATATCCTTGAATCTGAATATGGTATAACACCTAAAATTGAACACTACGCTTGTGTGGTGGATCTTCTTGGTAGGGCTGGTCGTTTGGAAGAAGCTGAAATGTTGATAAAGAAGATGCCAATGCCTCCCAATGAGTTTGTTCTAGGATCACTTTTGGGTTCTTGCTATGTACATGGAAAGCTACAGCTTGGTGAGCAGATTCTGCAAGAATTGATTCATATGGATCCGAACAATACTGAATATCATATATTGCTTTCCAACATGTATGCTTTATCAGGAAAGCAGGAAAAGGCCAATTCCCTTCGACAGGTCCTGGAGCGCAAGGGTATCCAAAAGGTGCCAGGTATGAGTTGTATTCATGTCAACGGCCAAGTTCACCGGTTCTGCTCGGGGGATAAATCACATCCACGAATAGAGGAAATTTACATGATGCTGGATGATATGATTCGAAGATTGAGATTGGCCGGTTATATCCCCAGGATTAGTTCCCAATTGTTCCCTGGTGTTGATAGAAGAGGGGGTTACACAGAGATGGAGGAGAAAGAACAAGCACTATTCTCCCACAGTGAGAAACTGGCATTGTGCTTGGGACTCGTAAGCACAAGACCTAGGTCGCCTCTATATATATTCAAGAATCTACGCATATGCCAAGATTGTCATTCTGCTATTAAAATTGCTTCTGAGATATACAACCGAAAAATTGTGGTGAGGGATCGCAATCGTTTTCATTGTTTCCAGGAGGGTTCATGTTCTTGTTCTGATTATTGGTGA
- the LOC8283429 gene encoding vesicle transport v-SNARE 13, with translation MSEVFEGYERQYCELSANLSRKCTTAGALDGEQKKQKLSEVKAGLEDAESLIRKMDLEARSLQPNVKAVLLAKLREYKSDLNNLKSEVKRIASGNLNSAARDELLESGMADALTASADQRSRLMMTTERLNHSSDRVKDSRRTMLETEELGVSILQDLHQQRQSLLHAHNTLHGVDDNIGKSKKVLTAMARRMNRNKWIIGAVIAVLVVVIGLILYFKLK, from the exons ATGAGTGAAGTATTTGAAGGTTACGAACGTCAATACTGCGAGCTCTCTGCGAATCTTTCGAGGAAGTGTACTACTGCTGGTGCTCTTGATGGAG agcaaaagaagcaaaagctTTCTGAAGTTAAAGCCGGGTTGGAGGATGCTGAATCTTTG ATTCGCAAAATGGACCTTGAAGCAAGAAGTTTACAGCCGAATGTCAAGGCTGTCCTTTTGGCTAAGTTGAGGGAATATAAGTCGGATCTTAACAATCTGAAGAGTGAAGTCAAACGAATTGCTTCTGGTAATCTAAATTCAGCTGCCCGAGATGAGCTCTTGGAATCAGGAATGGCTGATGCACTGACG GCCTCAGCTGATCAAAGATCAAGATTAATGATGACTACAGAAAGATTAAATCACTCCAGTGACAGAGTTAAGGACAGTAGAAGAACAATGCTGGAAACTGAAGAGCTTGGTGTTTCGATTCTTCAAGATTTGCATCAACAGCGGCAGTCTCTCTTGCATGCACATAACACG CTTCATGGGGTGGATGATAACATTGGCAAGAGCAAGAAAGTATTGACTGCCATGGCAAGGAGGATGAATAGGAACAAGTGGATTATTGGCGCTGTTATTGCAGTACTTGTTGTTGTTATTGGCTTGATCTTATACTTCAAACTCAAATAG